A region of Chitinophaga horti DNA encodes the following proteins:
- a CDS encoding TonB-dependent receptor, whose protein sequence is MPKALRLFLSLILVTIISGKAWSQTTQASFTGKVTDKERKPLANASVLVKNESTGFTSSTVTNAKGDFVFKELPLGGPYHLLVTFVGFGEQKKPGFTLNQGDVVTVNFELSNSTRDISEVTVTGNASKTRGKIENLGAATAINSKLMTKMPVNGRNFANLMDLSPLSRGGNISGQLGSSTNYTIDGMNAKNPTSAGATTSRSGAPYSISIEAVREFKVVTNQYDVTYGRSGGGTVSAVTKSGTNTLSGSVFGFGRADYLASPYDIRGNKRNNDYSTYQYGFTLGGPIIKDKLHFFLAWDHQQDMRSLIIADIRSAADEARLGITKQILDSTVGIARNQYGVSNNTQYGAFDKKRASDAAFLRLDWQLNKNNLLTIRDNMTNDKNKLGLVDNTAINLYESTGNDFNFDNSLMASLRSSINSRLTNELKIQHLYTRQSSEPGDELPSGNIPRAIVERVASSINGANRTTNIQLGGHRFAQEWFKNHVFQLVNNLYYNTDAIRYTYGVDFMYTHARSVYGSEVNGRFHYDGLQNFINNTPYRYYREVPLNEDNSVVSNIFNIGLYGQMQTKLAKGLEMTAGLRFDYAQYPSAPFNQLVYDELGLRTDNKLRSFIAQPRIQFTWDVNENHTDYFRAGAGVFASDINNYMVINNLVFDGKHLATVDVRNPNVPAADFDAYRKGGNAPTLDAFQVPTINMNGKDVKIPMVIKSNISYTRFLTERLKVGVTGFMTLGRNNYLYVDRNMSKTPLFTLPNEGNRGVFVPLESMPANGAADWQRGRISTELGRVLELNSDGKVNQFAVVLDGTYNYWKDGEVTLSYTWNDTKDNISFNGNVANTSTLSLPVKDDPRDVSNITYSDNQFRHKIVFFGTSPTIAGFSMGIRYSGIGGTRYSLLSGANTNGDFVGTNDLAYVFDPKSTATPAALATALQKLLDNPNASQSLKDYITKSVGGIAERNGGVNGFYGVFDLRLAYKLKLTRVKSHAIEVSADVFNVANVLNKTWGATKNWGNTALYGLQPGQGFDATNVRYNYNVNNSGLVTPSGDPYQVQLGLKYSF, encoded by the coding sequence ATGCCCAAAGCTTTACGCCTCTTCCTCAGCCTCATTTTAGTAACCATTATCTCCGGAAAGGCCTGGTCGCAAACCACCCAGGCGTCCTTCACCGGGAAAGTAACCGACAAAGAACGCAAGCCATTAGCCAATGCCAGTGTGCTCGTTAAAAATGAATCAACCGGCTTTACCTCGTCTACTGTTACCAATGCGAAAGGCGACTTCGTGTTTAAGGAGCTTCCCCTCGGTGGCCCTTATCACCTGCTCGTTACATTCGTTGGCTTCGGTGAGCAGAAGAAACCGGGCTTCACGCTTAACCAGGGCGATGTAGTCACCGTCAACTTCGAGTTAAGCAACAGCACCCGCGACATCAGCGAGGTGACCGTTACCGGCAACGCCAGCAAAACCCGTGGTAAAATCGAAAACCTCGGTGCAGCTACGGCCATCAACTCTAAACTGATGACCAAGATGCCCGTAAACGGCAGGAACTTCGCCAACCTCATGGACCTGTCCCCACTCAGCCGCGGCGGTAACATCTCCGGCCAGCTGGGCTCTTCTACCAACTACACCATCGATGGTATGAATGCTAAAAACCCTACTTCTGCCGGTGCTACCACCAGCCGTAGCGGTGCGCCTTACAGCATTTCCATCGAAGCGGTAAGGGAGTTTAAAGTAGTGACGAATCAGTATGATGTAACGTATGGCCGCAGCGGTGGCGGCACGGTAAGTGCGGTAACCAAATCGGGTACCAACACGCTCTCCGGTTCTGTATTCGGTTTCGGTCGTGCAGATTACCTGGCCAGTCCTTACGACATTCGTGGTAACAAGCGTAACAACGATTATTCTACTTATCAATATGGTTTCACTTTGGGTGGACCCATCATCAAAGACAAACTGCACTTCTTCCTCGCCTGGGACCACCAGCAGGACATGCGCTCGCTCATTATCGCCGACATCCGTTCTGCAGCAGACGAAGCCAGGCTCGGCATCACCAAACAGATCCTGGATTCTACCGTAGGCATCGCCCGTAACCAATACGGCGTATCCAACAACACACAATACGGCGCCTTCGATAAAAAACGCGCATCCGATGCAGCGTTTCTTCGCCTGGACTGGCAGCTGAACAAAAACAACCTGCTGACCATCCGCGACAACATGACCAATGACAAAAACAAACTGGGCCTGGTAGATAACACCGCCATCAACCTGTACGAGTCGACTGGTAATGACTTCAACTTTGACAACAGCCTGATGGCGAGCCTGCGTTCTTCCATCAACTCAAGGCTCACGAACGAACTGAAAATTCAGCACCTGTATACCCGCCAGAGCAGCGAGCCCGGCGACGAACTGCCATCCGGCAACATCCCGAGGGCGATCGTGGAGCGTGTGGCGTCCTCTATCAACGGCGCTAACCGTACGACCAACATTCAGCTGGGTGGCCACCGTTTTGCGCAGGAATGGTTTAAGAACCACGTGTTCCAGCTCGTGAACAACCTGTATTACAATACCGATGCGATCCGTTACACCTATGGTGTTGACTTCATGTACACCCACGCACGTTCTGTGTACGGCAGTGAAGTGAACGGCCGTTTCCATTATGATGGTTTGCAGAACTTCATCAACAACACCCCTTACCGCTACTACCGCGAAGTGCCTTTGAATGAAGACAACAGCGTCGTATCCAACATCTTCAATATCGGCCTGTACGGACAAATGCAAACCAAACTGGCGAAGGGCCTGGAAATGACTGCCGGTCTGCGTTTCGATTATGCACAGTATCCTTCTGCTCCGTTTAACCAACTGGTGTATGACGAGCTGGGACTGCGCACCGACAACAAACTGCGCTCTTTCATCGCACAGCCGCGTATCCAGTTTACCTGGGACGTGAATGAAAATCATACCGATTACTTCCGCGCAGGTGCTGGTGTATTTGCATCCGACATCAATAACTACATGGTGATCAACAACCTGGTATTTGATGGCAAACACCTCGCGACTGTAGACGTAAGAAACCCGAACGTACCGGCGGCTGATTTCGATGCTTACCGCAAAGGTGGCAACGCGCCAACCCTGGATGCCTTCCAGGTACCGACTATCAATATGAACGGTAAAGATGTAAAGATCCCGATGGTGATCAAGAGTAACATCTCTTATACCCGCTTCCTTACAGAACGCCTGAAAGTAGGCGTGACCGGCTTTATGACTTTGGGCAGGAACAACTACCTGTACGTTGACCGCAACATGTCCAAAACACCACTGTTCACATTGCCTAACGAAGGTAATCGCGGTGTATTCGTTCCGTTGGAAAGCATGCCTGCGAACGGCGCGGCCGACTGGCAGCGTGGCCGCATCAGCACCGAACTGGGTCGCGTACTGGAACTGAACAGCGATGGTAAAGTAAACCAGTTCGCGGTAGTACTCGATGGTACCTACAACTACTGGAAAGATGGTGAAGTAACTTTGAGCTACACCTGGAACGATACCAAAGACAATATCTCTTTCAACGGTAACGTAGCAAATACTTCTACGCTGTCACTCCCGGTAAAAGATGACCCGAGAGATGTGAGCAACATCACTTATTCTGATAACCAGTTCCGTCACAAAATAGTGTTCTTCGGTACCTCTCCGACCATTGCTGGTTTCAGCATGGGCATCCGTTACTCCGGCATCGGCGGCACCCGTTACAGTCTGCTGTCTGGCGCTAACACCAACGGCGACTTCGTAGGCACCAATGACCTGGCTTACGTATTCGATCCTAAGAGCACTGCCACACCCGCAGCACTGGCTACCGCGCTGCAAAAACTGCTGGACAATCCGAACGCCAGCCAGAGCCTGAAAGATTATATCACGAAATCTGTTGGTGGTATCGCTGAAAGGAATGGTGGTGTAAATGGTTTCTACGGCGTGTTTGATCTTCGTCTTGCTTACAAGCTGAAGCTCACCCGCGTGAAATCACATGCGATCGAAGTTTCTGCGGATGTATTTAACGTAGCCAACGTGCTGAACAAAACATGGGGCGCCACCAAAAACTGGGGCAACACCGCACTATACGGTCTGCAACCCGGCCAGGGCTTTGACGCGACCAATGTTCGTTATAACTACAACGTAAACAACTCCGGCCTCGTAACACCTTCCGGCGATCCTTACCAGGTGCAGCTGGGGCTGAAATACAGCTTCTAA
- a CDS encoding outer membrane beta-barrel protein — protein MMRFLWALSMGIIVCSTLSGQSVNGRVTDAVSGQQLGFVTVNVLQDSLLKAGTVTDTAGHFIFKSLPPGKYTLVFSSLGYQSLRHIFFMTNADIDLGELRLPPDAALLSGVTVAGEKPPFQRAGDRLIVQVTGNTFFATATNAIDILRKLPGLEVAGDGTMRLPGGAAPAVFINGRVAQMSPEELLNYLNALPPQQIASIEFIANPSGRYDGEYKGIIDIHLKRDEADGWQGNAGVTLQRNRYTVSDQNVSLRFRRQAFTFATSVYYTTGSRFRTYNALQRLANQDVMATRTRIPTGNNNLSVQLGAAYRPAKGQQLEVLLRSSGIRQYTPSYNTLHTTDPKQESLKWSNYTHNLAWPRQQSYTGELWYAGQWQQTRLEATASWLRVNSRQREDIQTFDAANDALLDYWKTRLQNNLDLRLLQLDASRKTETGAWRAGVKFAFNTTRNNLRYDTLHQNGPFVPDSARSSAFRYHEYIMAAYLLYEHAKGPWQYSLNLRLEFTDSRAYDVRRRYLSWLPAASVTYKFGEAHQLNANFSRRLTRPTFAFLNPFRFYFSPQNYWVGNPYLQPSITSTFSLAYTRRALTVTAVMGREDDAMIRYPEYDSATNMLAYLGRNVPYHEFASLEVSWSHKASNWWRMQYVVRGNYRKEQMPYHGVTYAVPVKDVVISGSQVFTLPANITLDLTGYFRSINGNSLYVIHAAGYLDVGLQRNWLKGKLSSKLNFYDLFDTQVQSLVFREKQIIDNRLRHWFGYRRAALTLQYSFGKNLQQGRQRGRNEEENRAGVN, from the coding sequence ATGATGCGTTTTTTATGGGCTCTCAGCATGGGCATTATCGTTTGCAGCACCCTTAGCGGACAGTCGGTCAACGGCAGGGTAACCGACGCCGTTTCCGGACAACAGCTTGGATTTGTTACCGTCAACGTTTTACAGGACTCCCTTCTTAAAGCCGGCACCGTTACCGATACGGCCGGTCACTTCATCTTCAAATCGCTTCCGCCCGGAAAGTATACGCTCGTATTTTCTTCGCTAGGCTACCAGTCGCTGCGACACATTTTTTTTATGACGAATGCAGACATCGACCTGGGTGAATTACGTTTACCGCCCGACGCAGCCTTGCTTTCCGGCGTTACCGTAGCAGGAGAGAAGCCTCCCTTTCAACGTGCCGGCGACCGGCTGATCGTGCAGGTAACAGGCAATACTTTTTTTGCCACGGCCACCAATGCGATCGACATTCTACGTAAACTACCCGGCCTCGAAGTAGCCGGCGACGGCACCATGCGTTTGCCCGGCGGTGCGGCCCCAGCGGTTTTCATTAATGGCCGCGTTGCGCAGATGAGCCCCGAAGAACTGCTGAACTACCTGAATGCCCTGCCGCCGCAGCAGATCGCCTCCATCGAATTTATCGCCAATCCATCCGGACGGTACGATGGCGAATACAAAGGCATCATCGACATACACCTGAAGCGTGACGAGGCGGACGGCTGGCAGGGTAATGCAGGCGTCACGCTGCAACGCAACCGTTATACCGTCAGTGATCAAAATGTGTCGCTGCGTTTTCGCAGGCAGGCGTTTACGTTTGCGACCAGCGTATACTATACGACAGGCAGCCGTTTCCGCACCTACAATGCTTTACAGCGGCTGGCCAACCAGGACGTGATGGCTACACGCACGCGCATCCCCACCGGGAACAACAACCTGAGCGTACAACTGGGAGCAGCGTACCGTCCGGCTAAAGGCCAGCAACTCGAAGTATTACTTCGTTCTTCGGGCATCCGTCAATATACGCCCAGCTACAACACCTTACACACCACCGACCCCAAGCAGGAAAGCCTGAAGTGGAGCAACTATACGCACAACCTCGCCTGGCCGCGACAACAAAGTTATACCGGCGAGTTGTGGTATGCCGGTCAGTGGCAACAAACCCGCCTGGAAGCGACTGCATCATGGCTCAGGGTGAACAGCCGGCAGCGGGAAGACATCCAGACTTTCGACGCCGCCAATGACGCGCTGCTCGACTACTGGAAAACGCGTCTGCAAAACAATCTTGATCTGCGCCTCTTGCAGCTGGACGCATCTCGCAAAACCGAAACCGGCGCCTGGCGGGCTGGTGTGAAGTTCGCTTTCAACACCACCCGTAATAACCTGCGCTACGATACCCTTCATCAGAACGGCCCGTTTGTGCCCGATAGCGCCCGTTCCAGCGCCTTTCGCTATCACGAATACATTATGGCGGCATACCTGCTGTATGAGCACGCAAAAGGCCCCTGGCAATACAGCCTTAACCTGCGGCTGGAGTTTACGGACAGTCGCGCCTACGACGTACGCCGCCGATACCTGTCCTGGCTGCCGGCCGCCAGCGTTACCTATAAGTTTGGGGAAGCGCATCAGCTGAACGCTAACTTCAGCCGCCGCCTCACCAGGCCCACGTTCGCCTTCCTGAATCCTTTCCGCTTTTATTTTAGTCCGCAGAACTATTGGGTGGGTAACCCTTACCTGCAGCCTTCCATCACGAGCACGTTCAGCCTGGCGTACACCCGTCGGGCGCTAACGGTTACGGCAGTAATGGGCCGCGAGGACGATGCGATGATCCGCTACCCGGAATACGACAGCGCCACGAACATGCTCGCTTACCTCGGCCGCAATGTGCCTTACCACGAATTTGCATCGCTGGAGGTAAGCTGGTCGCATAAGGCAAGTAACTGGTGGCGGATGCAATATGTTGTACGTGGCAACTATCGTAAAGAGCAGATGCCTTATCATGGCGTGACGTATGCCGTTCCGGTGAAGGATGTGGTGATTTCGGGCAGCCAGGTCTTTACGCTGCCAGCGAACATCACGCTTGATCTTACCGGCTACTTTCGATCGATCAACGGTAACAGCCTGTACGTGATACACGCCGCCGGCTACCTTGACGTGGGCTTACAACGCAACTGGTTAAAGGGAAAGTTAAGCAGCAAACTGAATTTTTACGACCTGTTCGATACGCAGGTGCAGTCGCTCGTGTTCAGGGAAAAACAAATCATTGACAACCGCCTGCGGCATTGGTTCGGGTATAGGCGGGCAGCGCTCACTTTGCAATATTCATTCGGTAAGAACCTGCAACAGGGCAGGCAGCGCGGGCGTAACGAGGAAGAGAATCGGGCAGGGGTGAATTGA
- a CDS encoding helix-turn-helix domain-containing protein — MNLGQQTLFLISGIGAVNAIAAGTYLLFSWKKKGGLPAIFLGLLLLAFGIRVAKSVFLFFNPQLCRLYLQIGLSACFFIGPALYHFFCATFSNITRMPASWKWSWGLQLAAVVVTGIIFPYRATPDIWNQYLVWIIYGQWALYVAATMVLVAIHRQRLHWGTGPGRFLLVLFASSVLVFTAYMLSLLRVAPGFYIISPLSFSVLFYVTLAFSRHRFAVTSVAKAEKKKIGDPDAQRWLQQLERVMGEQQLYKDPALSLATLAARINISAHQLSQLLNDNLGKSFATYTNEYRVREACRLIATNDRLTFEAIGYEVGYNSKSTFYAAFKKVTDTTPALYKESSVVGRR, encoded by the coding sequence TTGAACCTCGGCCAGCAAACACTCTTTCTTATCAGCGGCATCGGTGCCGTTAACGCCATCGCCGCAGGCACCTACCTGCTTTTTTCCTGGAAGAAAAAGGGTGGTCTGCCAGCCATTTTCCTCGGTTTGTTACTGCTTGCATTTGGCATTCGGGTAGCCAAGTCGGTGTTCCTGTTTTTTAATCCCCAGCTTTGCCGGCTGTACCTGCAAATCGGTCTTTCCGCTTGTTTCTTCATCGGCCCGGCACTCTATCATTTCTTTTGCGCGACGTTCAGTAATATCACCCGCATGCCTGCTTCCTGGAAGTGGAGCTGGGGTTTGCAGCTGGCGGCTGTTGTGGTTACGGGCATCATTTTCCCTTACAGAGCAACACCCGATATATGGAACCAATACCTGGTATGGATCATTTACGGGCAGTGGGCATTATACGTAGCTGCTACGATGGTGTTGGTAGCGATACACCGGCAGCGGCTGCATTGGGGCACAGGCCCAGGCAGGTTTTTGCTGGTGCTGTTCGCCAGCAGTGTCCTGGTGTTTACGGCGTACATGTTAAGCCTGCTGAGGGTAGCACCTGGTTTTTACATTATTTCTCCCTTGTCGTTTTCGGTATTGTTTTATGTAACACTAGCCTTTTCGCGCCACCGGTTCGCGGTAACGTCGGTCGCTAAAGCGGAAAAGAAGAAGATCGGTGATCCTGACGCACAACGCTGGTTGCAGCAGCTGGAACGCGTGATGGGGGAGCAGCAATTGTATAAAGACCCCGCGCTGAGCCTGGCCACGCTGGCAGCACGGATCAATATATCGGCCCACCAGTTGTCGCAGTTGTTGAATGATAATTTGGGTAAAAGCTTCGCTACTTATACGAACGAGTATAGGGTACGGGAGGCGTGCCGGCTGATCGCGACTAACGACCGGCTGACATTCGAGGCCATTGGGTACGAAGTGGGTTATAATTCGAAGTCGACGTTTTATGCGGCGTTTAAGAAGGTGACGGATACGACGCCTGCGTTGTATAAGGAGTCGAGCGTGGTGGGTAGGAGGTAA
- a CDS encoding energy transducer TonB: MDSAKILKSDFLDILFEQRNKEYGAYDLRRQYEKRVRNSIIGTASMALLIFGSYLIYSNLNAADPNESKKPKVEEIKLEDLDIPPEDPKTPPPPPPPPAPPPPVKPTVQFTPPVIKKDEEVRAEEEPPKMEEIKDKAVSTKTVEGDVNGVDPGLLSDSKGTGVVEAPPPPPKEEIFTFVEQPPTFPGGEEALNKYLSKNIRYPHVATENGISGTVFVTFVVDSEGNIKDVKTVGAAKGGGLEEEAIRVVRGMPKWKPGKQNGRQVSVQFNLPIRFTLQE, encoded by the coding sequence ATGGATTCAGCTAAGATCTTAAAGTCCGACTTTCTTGATATCCTCTTCGAACAGAGGAACAAGGAATACGGTGCATACGACCTGAGAAGGCAGTATGAAAAGCGCGTGCGGAATTCCATCATTGGAACCGCGTCGATGGCTTTGTTGATTTTCGGCAGCTACCTGATCTATAGTAATCTGAACGCAGCCGATCCCAACGAAAGCAAAAAGCCGAAGGTTGAGGAGATTAAGCTGGAGGACCTGGATATCCCACCTGAGGATCCAAAAACACCTCCGCCACCTCCACCTCCTCCCGCACCACCACCACCCGTAAAACCTACGGTGCAGTTTACTCCTCCTGTAATTAAAAAGGATGAGGAAGTGCGTGCAGAGGAAGAACCACCAAAAATGGAAGAAATCAAAGACAAAGCCGTAAGCACTAAAACTGTTGAAGGTGATGTTAATGGTGTAGATCCGGGATTGTTAAGCGACAGTAAAGGTACTGGTGTAGTAGAAGCTCCACCTCCTCCTCCGAAAGAAGAGATCTTTACCTTCGTAGAGCAACCACCGACCTTCCCAGGTGGTGAAGAAGCCCTTAACAAGTACCTCAGCAAAAACATCCGCTACCCTCACGTGGCTACTGAAAATGGTATCTCCGGTACCGTATTCGTAACCTTCGTAGTGGATTCTGAAGGTAACATCAAGGACGTTAAAACTGTAGGTGCCGCAAAAGGTGGCGGCCTGGAAGAAGAAGCTATTCGTGTAGTACGTGGTATGCCTAAATGGAAACCAGGTAAACAGAACGGCCGCCAGGTATCTGTACAGTTTAACCTGCCGATCCGCTTTACTTTGCAAGAGTAG
- a CDS encoding ExbD/TolR family protein: protein MAEMDTSSSGGKKGKHGGTKSKKLSTRVDMTPMVDLGFLLITFFMLTTTMAKPKTMDLVMPKDTENEEEKNKVKESTALTILLGKKNQVYYYEGLAQDPNASANPDFFKATSFANKGGIRDVIINKRDQVAQLRNAKGQPEDVVVMIKADDGATYQNFVDIIDEMAINRIQKYATVEITDQDKTWIKSTESANGIN, encoded by the coding sequence ATGGCTGAAATGGATACCAGCAGTAGTGGCGGTAAGAAAGGGAAACACGGCGGAACGAAATCGAAGAAGCTCTCTACCCGTGTGGACATGACTCCGATGGTGGATTTGGGATTTCTCCTGATCACCTTCTTCATGCTCACCACCACTATGGCGAAGCCAAAAACAATGGACCTGGTAATGCCCAAGGATACAGAGAATGAGGAGGAAAAGAACAAGGTAAAAGAAAGTACCGCCCTCACCATTCTGCTTGGCAAAAAGAACCAGGTGTATTACTACGAAGGTCTTGCACAAGACCCGAACGCATCTGCAAATCCTGACTTTTTTAAGGCGACCTCTTTTGCAAACAAAGGTGGTATCCGCGATGTGATCATCAACAAAAGAGACCAGGTAGCGCAACTGCGTAACGCCAAAGGGCAACCGGAGGACGTAGTAGTAATGATCAAGGCCGATGACGGTGCGACTTATCAAAATTTCGTGGATATCATCGATGAAATGGCGATCAACCGCATTCAGAAATACGCAACCGTGGAAATCACTGACCAGGATAAAACCTGGATCAAATCTACCGAGAGCGCAAACGGCATTAACTAA
- a CDS encoding ExbD/TolR family protein gives MPKIKMPRKSTAIDMTAMCDVAFLLLTFFMLATKFKPDEPVVVVTPSSINNSLLPDSDVILVTVDKDGRVFFSMDGQPKRQKLISDLNESYKLGLSPNDIANFTLGSSFGAELKDLKKVLEMGPDERKSFQKGIPIDSANNELGVWLEYGRTAQATIGVKAGALKYCIKADNQTPYPVIKKVLDTFKDKKIQKLNLVTNLEAAPVGSAAALYQKENAK, from the coding sequence ATGCCAAAAATTAAAATGCCGAGGAAGAGCACCGCTATTGACATGACAGCGATGTGTGATGTGGCCTTCCTGCTTTTGACGTTTTTCATGCTGGCTACCAAGTTTAAGCCGGATGAGCCGGTGGTGGTGGTAACTCCGTCATCTATCAACAACTCGTTGTTGCCTGATTCTGATGTGATCCTGGTCACAGTGGATAAAGACGGCAGAGTGTTTTTCAGCATGGACGGCCAGCCGAAAAGGCAAAAGCTGATCTCAGATCTGAACGAAAGCTATAAACTGGGTCTTTCACCTAACGATATCGCGAACTTTACACTTGGTTCCAGCTTTGGTGCTGAGTTGAAAGATCTCAAGAAGGTGTTGGAAATGGGTCCTGACGAGCGCAAATCTTTCCAGAAGGGTATTCCTATCGACTCTGCCAACAACGAACTCGGTGTTTGGCTGGAGTATGGCAGAACCGCCCAGGCGACGATCGGCGTAAAGGCTGGCGCACTTAAATACTGTATTAAGGCCGATAACCAAACGCCTTACCCGGTAATTAAGAAAGTGCTGGATACCTTTAAGGACAAAAAGATCCAGAAGCTGAACCTGGTAACTAACCTGGAAGCGGCGCCGGTAGGTTCTGCTGCAGCATTGTACCAGAAAGAGAACGCTAAATAA
- a CDS encoding MotA/TolQ/ExbB proton channel family protein — protein sequence MAETKTTVTAATAKTSSHQPKKSSNLFAVLAVPICIVIGACFYSFVLGNGANFEGGDPNNHPVSEGIGKWFGTIHKGGIVVPVLISVLLICVTFVIERFLYLSKAKGKFSGAELVRKVQYHLANKNVDAALAECDKQKGSVGNVLKAGLKKYKEMITNTELDTDQKILNIKNEIEETTSLELPMMEKNLVFLSTIASVATLLGLFGTVLGMIKAFSAMSNSGAPDSSALALGISEALINTALGIGTSAIAIIMYNYFTTNIDSITYAIDESGFTLTQSFAANHK from the coding sequence ATGGCTGAGACTAAAACAACTGTGACTGCAGCTACTGCGAAAACATCCTCTCATCAACCTAAGAAGTCTTCTAACCTGTTTGCCGTGTTGGCTGTGCCGATCTGCATTGTGATAGGTGCTTGTTTTTATTCTTTCGTGTTGGGTAATGGTGCGAACTTTGAAGGTGGCGATCCGAACAACCACCCGGTATCAGAAGGTATTGGTAAATGGTTTGGTACTATCCACAAAGGTGGTATCGTAGTACCTGTTCTGATTTCCGTACTGCTGATCTGCGTTACATTCGTTATCGAGCGTTTCCTGTATCTGTCTAAAGCGAAAGGTAAATTCAGCGGCGCTGAGCTGGTAAGAAAAGTTCAGTACCACCTGGCTAACAAAAACGTTGACGCAGCTTTGGCTGAGTGTGACAAGCAGAAAGGTTCTGTAGGTAACGTACTGAAAGCTGGTCTGAAAAAGTACAAAGAAATGATCACCAACACTGAGTTGGATACTGATCAGAAAATCCTGAACATTAAGAACGAAATCGAAGAAACTACTTCCCTGGAACTGCCAATGATGGAGAAAAACCTCGTGTTCCTGTCTACTATCGCATCAGTAGCAACCCTGTTGGGTCTGTTCGGTACGGTACTTGGTATGATCAAGGCGTTCTCTGCGATGTCTAACTCAGGTGCTCCTGATTCTTCTGCACTGGCATTGGGTATCTCTGAGGCCCTGATCAACACTGCACTGGGTATCGGTACTTCTGCGATCGCGATCATCATGTATAACTACTTTACTACCAATATCGATAGCATCACTTATGCTATTGACGAGTCTGGCTTTACTTTAACTCAGAGCTTTGCAGCTAACCACAAATAA